One Candidatus Rokuibacteriota bacterium genomic window, ACTCGGAGTACGCCTCGGGCAAGCGCACCCTGCCCGGGCTGAAGTACAAGAAGCTCTAGCCGGCCGCGCCGCGCGCGGATGCCGCCGCTGGAGCTGCTCCTCCAGCAGGCCTTCAACGGCCTGATGCTGGGGGTGATGTACGCGCTGATCGCCGTCGGGTTCACGCTGTTCTTCGGCGTGCTCGACGTCATTCACTTCTCCCACGGCGACATCTTCATGCTCGGCGCCTTCGCCGGGCTGTCGGTGCTGGCCGGGCTCCACGCGGTGGGCATCGGCGACGGGGCGGTGGCGCTGGCCCTGGCCTTCCTCGTCTCGATCCTGATCACCGGCCTCGTCGGGGTGGCGGCCGAGCGGGTGTGCGTCAAGCCCCTGGCGCGGTCATCCCCGCTGATGACGCTGCTGGCCACGCTCTCCCTCGGCCTCGTCATCCGCGAGTCGGTGCTGATCTTCTATCCGCGCGGCGCCGACCCCAAGCGCTTCCCCCAGCTCCTGCCCCAGGGCGGGTTCGAGCTGGGCGGCGTGGCCGTCCGTTACGAGAACCTGGCCATCCTCGCCATCGGCTTCTGCGCCATGGTCGCTGTCGACCTCATCATCAACCGCACGCGGATGGGCGCCGCCATCCGCGCCGTGGCCCAGGACCCCGAGGCCGCCCAGATGATGGGCGTCAACTTGGACCGGACGGTGGACGCGACGTTCTTCATCGGCTCGGGACTGGCCGCCGTGGCGGGAATCCTCTCGGGCCTCTATTACGGCGAGGTCCACTTCATCATGGGCATCACGGGCGGCGTCATCGGCTTCTCCGCGGCCGCCATTGGCGGGCTCGGCAACGTCTACGGCGCCATTGTGGGCGGGCTGCTCTTCGGCATGCTCCAGACCACGTCCGCCGCGCTGATCCCGCGGGGCTCGGAATTCCGCGACGTGGTCGCCTTCGCCGTGGTGATGCTGTTCCTCATCTTCAGGCCCAGCGGCATCCTCGGCGAGAAGTCGGTGGAGCGGGTGTAGCCCGTGCTGCTAGTCCTCCTGACCGAATCAGCCCTCTTCTTCCTCATCGCCGCGGCCGTGCTGGCCGAGCGCCCCGTTGCCCTCGCCGCCACCGGCGCGGCCATCCTGGTGGGCCTCGCGGCAACTCGCTTCGTCACGCCGCTCCGAACGGCACTCGGGAGGGCCTTCGAGCGCCACCACGCGACGGCGCTCGTGGCCGGCGCCGCCGGGGCCCTGGCCCTGCCCCTAGCACTCAGCGCGAGCCCCTACTGGACCTTCGTAGCCACCCTGGCCCTGCTCTACGTGACGATCGGGCAGGGGCTCAACTTCCAGATTGGGACTGCGGGAGTCCTCAACCTGGCGGGCGCGGCCTTCGCGGGGCTGGGCGGCTACACCGTCGGGTTGCTGACCGTGAGCGCAGGGTGGCCGTCCTGGCTCGCGGTCCTGGTCGGGCCGCTCGTGGCCGTCACGGTCGGCGCTGTGCTCTTCGTCCCCATCCTCAAGACCCGCGGCCACTACCTGGCCCTGGTCACGATCGCCTTCGTGTTCATCTTCAATATCCTGATGAACAACCTGGAGTTCACCGGGGGTCCGCAGGGGATCAAGAACATCCCGACGCTCCGGCTCGCGGGCTATCCCTTCACCACAAAGCCTACCGTGTTCGGCATCGGCCTGCCGGCCCACGCGAACTTCTACTACGCGGCGCTTCTCATGGCCGCCCTCACGACCTGGATCATCCGCCGCCTCTACGACTCCTGGCTCGGGCTGGCGCTCAACACGCTGCGCGACGACGAGATCGCCGCCAAGTGCTGCGGCATCTCCATCACCCGCGGCAAGCTGGTCGCCTTCTCCATCGGCAACTTCTTCATCGGGCTGGGCGGCGCCTTCTACGCCGTCATGGTGGGCTTCGTCTCCCCGCCCGACTTCGACTTCGGCTACTCCCTGGTCATGCTCTCGGTGATCATCATCGGAGGCGTGGACTCCATCCCCGGCGTGGTTCTGGGCGCCTGCCTGCTGGTGCCGCTGCCTGAGCGCTTCCGCTTCCTGCACGAGTACCGGCTGCTGCTCTACGGCGTGGTGATCGTGGTCATGCTGCTCTACCGGCCCCAGGGGCTCTGGCCCGCTGCGGTCAGACGGTATCGATGAGCGCCCTGCTGGAAACGCGGGGGTTGACGGTGCGCTTCGGTGGCCTAGTGGCCCTCGATGCCGTGGACGTAGCCGTCGATGGCGGCGAGACCCTGGGCGTCATCGGGCCCAACGGCTCGGGCAAGACCACCTTCTTCAACGCCCTCACGGGCCTCTACGCGGCCGCGGCGGGCGACATCCGCTTCGAAGGCCGGAACCTCGTCGGCCTCGACGCTCACGTCATCTCGCGGCTCGGCATGGCGCGCACTTTCCAGGCGAGCCGCCTCTGCCTGGGGCTCTCGGTCTTCGACAACGTGCTGATCGGCATGCACGCGCGGAGGCGGAGCGGCCTCGCGGATTTCGTGGTGCGGCGCGCGCGGTTCCTCGCCGAGATACGGAACGCCATCGAGCGGGCCGCCCACCTGCTCGCGCTGTTTAATCGCGAGCTGCCGGCGCGCGGCTTCGAGCCGGTGGGGCAGCTGCCCCAGATCGACCGCCGGCGCGTGGAGATCTGCCGCGCCCTGGCCTCCGAGCCTCGCCTGCTGCTGCTGGACGAGCCCTCGGCCGGCATGAGCCCCGAGGAGACGGCGGAGCTGATGAAGGATCTCCAGATCGTCCGCGAGGAAATGCCGGGACTTTCGGTGATCATCATCGAGCACGACATGTTCGTGATCGAGGGCGTGAGCCGGCGCGTCGTGGCCTTCAACTACGGGCGGAAGATCGCCGAGGGCTCCTTCGCCGCCGTTGCCGCCAATGCCGAGGTCCGCGAGGCCTATCTCGGCAGGGAGACCGCCCGTGCTTGAGCTGCGCGGGGTCAGCACCCGCTACGGGCCCATCACCATGCTGCGTGACGTGTCGCTCGCCGTGGGCCGCGGCGAGATCGTGTGTCTCCTCGGCTCCAACGGCGCGGGCAAGACGACGCTGATCCGCGCCATCTTGGGCATTGTCAGGCCGGTGGAGGGCTCAGTCTGGCTCGACGGCGAGCGCATCGACCATCTCCGCACCCATCAGGTCGTGGCCCGCGGGATCGCCGTGGTGCCCGAGGGGCGGCGGGTCTTCCCCAGGATGACGGTCGAGGAGAACTTGCGCATGGGCGCCTTCGCCGAGTGGAAGGCGGCTGATCTGGCCGCCCGCCACGAGCACGTCTATGGGCTTTTCCCCAGACTGGCGGAGCGGAGGAATCAGAAGGCTGCGACCATGTCGGGAGGTGAGCAGGCCATGCTGGCCATGGGGCGGGCGCTCATGAGCCGCCCCAGTCTGCTGCTGCTGGACGAGCCGTCGCTGGGGCTCTCGCCGCTCCTGGTCGAGCAGCTCTTCGAGATGGTGCAGACCATCAACCGCGGCGGGACGACCGTTTTCCTCGTCGAGCAGAACGCCCGCAAGACCCTTGCCATCGCCCATCACGGCTTCCTCCTCCAGAAGGGCGAGATCGTCGGACGCGGCACTGCGGCCGAGCTCGCCGCCTCCGAAGTGGTCCGCCACGCCTACCTGCGGGGCTGAGCGGCCCGGCGGGCCCTCACACGAGGATGAGCCGGGCGCCCTGGGACAACACCGAATCGAGCGGTCGCTCGGCGCCGCCCGCCGTCGTGAGAGCGTAGGCGACACAAAGCCCGTTCTCAGTCACGGGCGGCAGCCGACCGTCTTGGCACAGCGATTGGTCGCGCCAGATACCCCTGATGCTCCTCAGTTGGCGGCGGCGCGTTTGGACTTCAGGAGCTGATCACGCTTGACTCGGATCAGCCGAACGAGCTCCGCGTAGCCCGACTTCCGGATGACCCGGTCGAACTGTGCGCGGTAATTGCCGACGAGGCTGCTGCTCTCGACCGCGATGTCGTAGACCGCGGCGCTGGATAAGCTGGGCGCGCTGTAACTCTGTCGCTCGCCGGCGCGGCCGTCGCCGTGCACGCTAAGCGGTAGCTTTCTCGCGCTCGCTCCTGCGCATCAATACCGGAGCCAGACTTCGGCCGCGGGACCCGTTGGGCCGACCTCGTGGAGGCATTCCCTCGAGGCTCGGCAATGATCGTCTCGATCACGGGCGGCACGCTTCGAGCTATCGGAGACCGATCTCGAGTTCCTTGGCAGCAGTCTCTACAGCCTGCACAACCTCGTGCAGGAACTCGTTTCTGTCCGGGGATGGAGTCCGTCGGGAACCGGCGCCGCGCGATCGTAAACCTCCCGTGCGATGACCTCCGCCCTCTGGAACGTCGAGCCCGTTCCATGGAGCCGATAGGCCTTCTGCCACTCTGGATGCCGCTGCTGCCAAACACGGCGAGTCGCGAGGTTGATCAGATGGTGGCTTGTGCGATCAGCGAAAGTGTCGAATAGCTGCTGCTTCTCATCCTCTTTCGGCTCAGTGCCGTTCCAGCGGACCGGACCCTGAATCGCGACATAGATCCGCTTCTGAAGCTATAGTTAGACGCTTGATCCGGACCGCCAAGACTAGCCAAAAGGGAAGATATTATTCCCTTTATGCAAACGACACAGATATCATAAGTGGAGCCATGGCTGCCCCTTCTACAGTCGCGAGACGTTCCGATCAACCCAGGCGGCTTGGGCAGTTCGTCGACACTCTGCAGGGGCACGGCCGCTACACGTTCCTTCGCACCGAAGCCCTGGCGGCGCTCTCAACGGAGCCAGAGAACTTCAAGAAGGCGGCCCAGCTTCTCGTTCGCAAGCAACGTCTCGTCAGCCCGCGCCGCGGCTTCTACGTGATCGTGCCGGTCGAGCATCGGGCCGCCGGAGCCCCGCCCGCGACCTGGTTCATCGATGACCTGATGCGCGGGCTCGACGCACCCTACTACGTGGGCGTCCTGACGGCTGCCGCGCACCATGGCGCCTCTCACCAAGCGCCGCAGGAGTTCCAGGTGGTGACCACGCCTCCCCGCCGGCCGATCGCCGTCGGACGCAACCGCATCCGCTTCATCGTCAAGGCTCGCCTGGAGCGGACATCAGTCATCGAGGTGAAGACCGTAACCGGGACCATGCGGGTGTCCACCGCAGAAGCCACAGCCCTGGATCTCCTCCGCTATGTCGAGCATGCTGGGTTTCTCTCCAACGTGGCCACGGTCCTGCGTGACCTCGCCGAGGCGTGCCAGCCTCGGCGACTCGTGAAGGCCGCCGAGGCGGACGGTGAGCTCGCCTACGCGCAGCGGCTCGGCTTTCTGCTCGACCTGGTCGGCGTGGCGCGGCTGGCCGACCCGCTCGCCCAGTGGGTTGAGACCCAACGCCCGAGCCTCGTGCGCTTGAACCCGGCCCAAGCTGAGCGCGCTGCGCCTCGAGACCGTCGGTGGCGGCTCATCGTCAACGACTCCGTAGAGCCCGACACGTGATCCAGCCCGCCTACATCACGCATTGGGGAACCGTGGTGCCCTGGGCTGGCCCGGACCAGGTGGAACATGACTTGGCGCTCTCACGTGCGCTGGTCGAGATCTTCAGTGAGCCGACGCTTGCACGCTCGCTAGCCTTCCGGGGCGGCACCGCCATCCACAAGCTCGTCTTGTCCGCCCCTCAGCGATTCTCGGAGGACCTGGATCTCGTCCAGGTGGAGTCGGGCCCCATCGGCGAACTGATGCGGACGATCCGGCGCTGTCTGGATCCGGTACTGGGGCGGTCGAGCTTCGAAAAGAGCCCGATCAGCCACACGGTCACCTACCGGGTCGAGTCGGAGATCCCGCCGACGCGACGGCTCACAGTGAAGATCGAGATCAACACGCGCGAGCACTTCAGCGTGCTCGGCTGGCGACAGCGATCCTTCTCGGTCGAGAGCCCATGGTTTGCGGGGCGCGCCGACGTGCAGACGTACGAGACAGACGAGCTTTACGGGACCAAGATGCGGGCCCTGTACCAGCGCCGCAAGGGCCGCGATCTCTACGATCTCGCGCTCGGGCTCCAAGAGGGACTTCTCGACCCGGCCGCGGTCATCCGGTGCTTTCTCCACTACATGGAGCAAGAGGGGCATGCGGTCACCAGGCAAGAGTTCGAGAAGAACCTTCGTGCCAAGTCGGGCCGGCCAGACTTCCGAGGCGACATCCGCCCCCTACTGGCTCCCGGTGGGCGCTACGATCCCGACGAAGCGCTCGAACGAGTGATCGAGAATCTCATAGCAGGGTTGCCGGGAGCCTGAGGAGCACGTGTCCAGGGCCACCACCCTCTCCACATTTCCCGCCCGCGCGTTCAGCGCTGTCACGGACTCGGGCGCTGAGCACAGCTAACACAAAGCCCCTTCTCAGTCCCGATCGGTCTGAGCCCGAACTGGTACAGATTCC contains:
- a CDS encoding ABC transporter ATP-binding protein, with product MSALLETRGLTVRFGGLVALDAVDVAVDGGETLGVIGPNGSGKTTFFNALTGLYAAAAGDIRFEGRNLVGLDAHVISRLGMARTFQASRLCLGLSVFDNVLIGMHARRRSGLADFVVRRARFLAEIRNAIERAAHLLALFNRELPARGFEPVGQLPQIDRRRVEICRALASEPRLLLLDEPSAGMSPEETAELMKDLQIVREEMPGLSVIIIEHDMFVIEGVSRRVVAFNYGRKIAEGSFAAVAANAEVREAYLGRETARA
- a CDS encoding branched-chain amino acid ABC transporter permease, with the protein product MPPLELLLQQAFNGLMLGVMYALIAVGFTLFFGVLDVIHFSHGDIFMLGAFAGLSVLAGLHAVGIGDGAVALALAFLVSILITGLVGVAAERVCVKPLARSSPLMTLLATLSLGLVIRESVLIFYPRGADPKRFPQLLPQGGFELGGVAVRYENLAILAIGFCAMVAVDLIINRTRMGAAIRAVAQDPEAAQMMGVNLDRTVDATFFIGSGLAAVAGILSGLYYGEVHFIMGITGGVIGFSAAAIGGLGNVYGAIVGGLLFGMLQTTSAALIPRGSEFRDVVAFAVVMLFLIFRPSGILGEKSVERV
- a CDS encoding branched-chain amino acid ABC transporter permease, with the translated sequence MLLVLLTESALFFLIAAAVLAERPVALAATGAAILVGLAATRFVTPLRTALGRAFERHHATALVAGAAGALALPLALSASPYWTFVATLALLYVTIGQGLNFQIGTAGVLNLAGAAFAGLGGYTVGLLTVSAGWPSWLAVLVGPLVAVTVGAVLFVPILKTRGHYLALVTIAFVFIFNILMNNLEFTGGPQGIKNIPTLRLAGYPFTTKPTVFGIGLPAHANFYYAALLMAALTTWIIRRLYDSWLGLALNTLRDDEIAAKCCGISITRGKLVAFSIGNFFIGLGGAFYAVMVGFVSPPDFDFGYSLVMLSVIIIGGVDSIPGVVLGACLLVPLPERFRFLHEYRLLLYGVVIVVMLLYRPQGLWPAAVRRYR
- a CDS encoding type IV toxin-antitoxin system AbiEi family antitoxin, translated to MAAPSTVARRSDQPRRLGQFVDTLQGHGRYTFLRTEALAALSTEPENFKKAAQLLVRKQRLVSPRRGFYVIVPVEHRAAGAPPATWFIDDLMRGLDAPYYVGVLTAAAHHGASHQAPQEFQVVTTPPRRPIAVGRNRIRFIVKARLERTSVIEVKTVTGTMRVSTAEATALDLLRYVEHAGFLSNVATVLRDLAEACQPRRLVKAAEADGELAYAQRLGFLLDLVGVARLADPLAQWVETQRPSLVRLNPAQAERAAPRDRRWRLIVNDSVEPDT
- a CDS encoding nucleotidyl transferase AbiEii/AbiGii toxin family protein, which produces MIQPAYITHWGTVVPWAGPDQVEHDLALSRALVEIFSEPTLARSLAFRGGTAIHKLVLSAPQRFSEDLDLVQVESGPIGELMRTIRRCLDPVLGRSSFEKSPISHTVTYRVESEIPPTRRLTVKIEINTREHFSVLGWRQRSFSVESPWFAGRADVQTYETDELYGTKMRALYQRRKGRDLYDLALGLQEGLLDPAAVIRCFLHYMEQEGHAVTRQEFEKNLRAKSGRPDFRGDIRPLLAPGGRYDPDEALERVIENLIAGLPGA
- a CDS encoding ABC transporter ATP-binding protein, with translation MLELRGVSTRYGPITMLRDVSLAVGRGEIVCLLGSNGAGKTTLIRAILGIVRPVEGSVWLDGERIDHLRTHQVVARGIAVVPEGRRVFPRMTVEENLRMGAFAEWKAADLAARHEHVYGLFPRLAERRNQKAATMSGGEQAMLAMGRALMSRPSLLLLDEPSLGLSPLLVEQLFEMVQTINRGGTTVFLVEQNARKTLAIAHHGFLLQKGEIVGRGTAAELAASEVVRHAYLRG
- a CDS encoding ABC transporter substrate-binding protein; the protein is MHGDGRAGERQSYSAPSLSSAAVYDIAVESSSLVGNYRAQFDRVIRKSGYAELVRLIRVKRDQLLKSKRAAAN